From a region of the Balaenoptera musculus isolate JJ_BM4_2016_0621 chromosome 15, mBalMus1.pri.v3, whole genome shotgun sequence genome:
- the LOC118880917 gene encoding DAZ-associated protein 2-like, with the protein MNGRGQYPPQPAYPAQPPGNPVCPQTLHLPQVPPCTDASPACSEVCPTGYPPGTAQLAVMQGAHVLVTQWKRNFSVGGSDGDYTIENP; encoded by the exons ATGAACGGCAGGGGTCAGTATCCACCACAGCCAGCCTACCCTGCGCAGCCTCCTGGGAATCCGGTGTGCCCTCAGACCTTGCATCTTCCTCAGGTTCCACCCTGTACTGATGCTTCACCTGCCTGCTCAGAGGTCTGCC CCACCGGGTACCCTCCCGGCACTGCGCAGCTTGCAGTCATGCAGGGAGCCCATGTCCTTGTAACTCAGTGGAAGAGAAACTTCTCCGTGGGTGGCTCAGATGGTGACTACACCATCG AAAATCCTTAA